A portion of the Halogeometricum sp. S1BR25-6 genome contains these proteins:
- the sucC gene encoding ADP-forming succinate--CoA ligase subunit beta, giving the protein MKLHEYQAKDIFAEAGIPVPESRLAASVDEVMEAVEEIGYPAAIKAQVHVGGRGKAGGIKIATSEEEAREAAEDILGMDLKGYTVEKVLVEAGVDFENELYVGVTMDRGEGEPVAMVSTQGGVNIEEVAEENPEAIAREHIDPAFGLHPYQARKVVYDAGIDRDVANDVASILTTLYDLYEERDASDIEINPVMITSDGDVVAADAVMNIDDDALFRQPDLAEMEDEAAEDDLERKANDYGFDYVRLSGNVGIIGNGAGLVMTTLDLVDHYGGEPANFLDIGGGAKAERVTNALDMVFSDENVDAVVFNIFGGITRGDEVAKGINEALEAFDEIPKKVVVRLAGTNAEEGMEILNTDLVEVEKTLEDAVQRAVENAQEANQ; this is encoded by the coding sequence ATGAAACTCCACGAGTACCAGGCGAAGGATATCTTCGCCGAGGCGGGGATTCCGGTGCCAGAGTCCCGCCTCGCGGCGTCGGTCGACGAAGTGATGGAGGCTGTCGAGGAGATCGGATACCCGGCCGCTATCAAGGCGCAGGTCCACGTCGGCGGCCGCGGCAAGGCGGGCGGCATCAAGATAGCGACGAGCGAGGAGGAGGCCCGCGAGGCCGCCGAGGACATCCTCGGCATGGACCTCAAGGGCTACACCGTCGAGAAGGTGCTCGTCGAGGCCGGCGTCGACTTCGAGAACGAACTCTACGTCGGCGTCACGATGGACCGCGGCGAGGGCGAACCCGTGGCGATGGTGTCGACGCAGGGCGGCGTCAACATCGAGGAGGTCGCAGAGGAGAACCCCGAGGCCATCGCGCGCGAGCACATCGACCCCGCGTTCGGTCTGCACCCCTACCAGGCGCGGAAGGTCGTCTACGACGCGGGCATCGACCGCGACGTGGCGAACGACGTGGCGTCCATCCTGACGACGCTGTACGACCTCTACGAGGAGAGAGACGCCTCCGACATCGAGATCAACCCGGTGATGATCACGTCGGACGGCGACGTCGTCGCGGCCGACGCCGTCATGAACATCGACGACGACGCCCTGTTCCGGCAACCCGACCTCGCGGAGATGGAGGACGAGGCGGCCGAGGACGACCTCGAACGCAAGGCGAACGACTACGGCTTCGACTACGTCCGCCTGTCGGGTAACGTCGGCATCATCGGCAACGGCGCCGGTCTCGTCATGACGACGCTGGACCTCGTCGACCACTACGGCGGCGAACCCGCGAACTTCCTCGACATCGGCGGCGGCGCGAAGGCCGAACGCGTGACGAACGCCCTCGACATGGTGTTCTCCGACGAGAACGTCGACGCCGTCGTGTTCAACATCTTCGGCGGCATCACCCGCGGCGACGAGGTGGCCAAGGGCATCAACGAGGCGCTCGAAGCGTTCGACGAGATACCGAAGAAAGTGGTCGTCCGACTGGCGGGCACCAACGCGGAGGAGGGCATGGAGATTCTGAACACCGACCTCGTGGAGGTCGAGAAGACGCTCGAAGACGCGGTCCAACGGGCCGTCGAGAACGCACAGGAGGCGAACCAATGA
- the sucD gene encoding succinate--CoA ligase subunit alpha codes for MSILVDDDTRVVVQGITGGEGKFHTQQMVEYGTNVVAGTSPGKGGQDVDGIPVYDTVDEAVDEEDADASVVFVPPAFAGDAVFEALDTDLDLVVAITEGIPTQDMAKVNKRLTEVDTRLIGPNCPGIITPGEAKLGILPGNIFESGNVGLVSRSGTLTYQVVSNLTERGIGQTTAIGIGGDPIIGTSFVDALELFEADENTDAVVMCGEIGGEDEEQAAHYIAENMDTPVAGFIAGRTAPPGKRMGHAGAIVSGSGTGTAESKISALNDAGVPVGDTPNEVAEHVEDFL; via the coding sequence ATGAGCATACTGGTCGACGACGACACGCGCGTGGTTGTACAGGGCATCACCGGCGGCGAGGGCAAGTTCCACACCCAGCAGATGGTGGAGTACGGCACGAACGTCGTCGCCGGCACCTCGCCCGGCAAGGGCGGTCAGGACGTCGACGGCATCCCCGTCTACGACACGGTCGACGAGGCCGTCGACGAGGAGGACGCCGACGCCTCCGTCGTGTTCGTCCCGCCGGCGTTCGCGGGCGACGCCGTCTTCGAGGCCCTCGACACGGACCTCGACCTCGTGGTGGCCATCACCGAGGGAATCCCGACGCAGGACATGGCGAAGGTGAACAAACGACTCACGGAGGTCGACACCCGCCTCATCGGGCCGAACTGCCCCGGCATCATCACGCCCGGCGAGGCAAAACTCGGCATTCTGCCCGGCAACATCTTCGAGTCGGGTAACGTCGGTCTCGTCTCCCGGTCGGGCACCCTGACCTACCAGGTCGTCTCGAACCTCACCGAGCGCGGTATCGGCCAGACGACGGCCATCGGCATCGGCGGCGACCCCATCATCGGCACGTCGTTCGTCGACGCCCTCGAACTGTTCGAGGCCGACGAGAACACCGACGCCGTCGTGATGTGCGGCGAAATCGGCGGCGAGGACGAGGAGCAGGCCGCCCACTACATCGCGGAGAACATGGACACGCCCGTCGCGGGCTTCATCGCGGGCCGCACCGCGCCGCCGGGCAAGCGCATGGGTCACGCCGGCGCCATCGTCTCCGGGTCCGGCACCGGGACCGCGGAGTCGAAGATTTCGGCGCTCAACGACGCCGGCGTCCCCGTCGGCGACACGCCGAACGAAGTCGCGGAACACGTCGAAGACTTCCTGTAG
- a CDS encoding zinc ribbon domain-containing protein: MEWQVGFALLLSAFCVVAPTLLYVGLVRGLERLRDDPFVEQVLLQMDEAESGSGAEGGPKGGAWRAFAPSLPGSDADRTNGRDGRAVGDGPTCSRCGAPNPEYTRFCGVCLAKITK; the protein is encoded by the coding sequence ATGGAGTGGCAGGTCGGGTTCGCGCTTCTCCTGTCGGCGTTCTGCGTCGTCGCCCCGACCCTTCTGTACGTCGGACTCGTCCGCGGCCTGGAACGACTCCGCGACGACCCGTTCGTCGAGCAGGTGCTGTTGCAGATGGACGAGGCCGAATCCGGGTCCGGCGCCGAGGGAGGTCCGAAGGGGGGCGCGTGGCGCGCGTTCGCGCCGTCGCTGCCGGGGTCCGACGCCGACCGAACGAACGGACGGGACGGACGGGCGGTCGGCGACGGGCCGACGTGCTCGCGGTGCGGCGCGCCGAACCCGGAGTACACCCGCTTCTGCGGCGTCTGTCTGGCGAAGATAACGAAGTGA
- a CDS encoding HalOD1 output domain-containing protein, which translates to MRTDRTTPATPDSLPEAIVSLVAELDGVAVTDIPPLASVVDPDALVALFDGRETAASDVEFDYAGYRIHLRGDGDVHVLEATPAKRCGAD; encoded by the coding sequence ATGAGGACCGACCGTACGACACCCGCGACGCCCGACTCGCTCCCGGAGGCCATCGTGTCGCTGGTCGCGGAGCTAGACGGCGTCGCAGTCACCGACATCCCGCCGCTCGCGTCCGTCGTCGACCCGGACGCCCTCGTCGCCCTGTTCGACGGACGCGAGACCGCCGCGAGCGACGTGGAGTTCGACTACGCGGGCTATCGCATCCACCTTCGCGGCGACGGCGACGTCCACGTGCTCGAAGCGACGCCCGCGAAACGCTGCGGCGCCGACTGA
- a CDS encoding DUF6293 family protein, whose product MDSGLPSGRRVHVAPLGYERDRVVEPVRAEAADLVYLLVDDPNRTDAECGDVDADADWSAPETEHVPWEETTAYQRAAREELDSLCEARGVPVDIHNVYDVMGVTTTVAAAHPDDQVFVNISSGTNVAAVGAAIACMTTAALPYSVEPESYGHDVDTEPLSRGVAGIDRVPDYPIEAPTREQVHIMGYLYEQTVEKPYTLNKRSLIQRANDYGLPFLANYSTESRQSEYRRLDAAIVDPLVEKGYVRLEPAGKRKNVVLTETGVSVYRAFQHKVELD is encoded by the coding sequence ATGGACAGCGGACTCCCCTCCGGCCGACGGGTGCACGTCGCACCCCTCGGGTACGAACGCGACCGGGTCGTCGAACCCGTTCGCGCCGAGGCCGCGGACCTGGTCTACCTCCTCGTCGACGACCCAAATCGGACCGACGCCGAGTGCGGCGACGTGGACGCCGACGCCGACTGGTCCGCTCCCGAAACCGAACACGTCCCCTGGGAAGAGACGACGGCGTACCAACGCGCCGCGCGCGAGGAACTCGACTCGCTGTGCGAGGCCCGCGGCGTCCCCGTCGACATCCACAACGTCTACGACGTGATGGGCGTCACGACCACCGTCGCCGCCGCGCACCCCGACGACCAGGTGTTCGTCAACATCTCGTCGGGAACGAACGTCGCCGCCGTCGGCGCCGCCATCGCCTGCATGACGACGGCCGCCCTCCCCTACAGCGTCGAACCGGAGTCCTACGGCCACGACGTCGACACCGAACCGCTCTCGCGGGGCGTCGCCGGCATCGACCGCGTCCCCGACTACCCCATCGAGGCGCCGACACGCGAGCAGGTTCACATCATGGGCTACCTGTACGAGCAGACCGTCGAGAAGCCCTACACGCTGAACAAGCGGAGTCTCATCCAACGCGCGAACGACTACGGGCTTCCCTTCCTCGCGAACTACTCGACGGAGAGCAGGCAGTCGGAGTACCGCCGCCTCGACGCCGCCATCGTCGACCCGCTGGTCGAGAAGGGGTACGTTCGGCTCGAACCCGCCGGCAAGCGGAAGAACGTCGTGCTGACCGAGACGGGCGTCAGCGTCTACCGGGCGTTCCAGCACAAGGTCGAACTGGACTGA
- a CDS encoding DUF7350 domain-containing protein → MAPKLTRRRLLGTLGTGALAGTAGCMSALGFETQSAWRDPPLVEDRPDAVYVPAITEGMKLYGTTTAGPYGVALTYSYPHRFWTLTGTEFSKTVVESDDSIHLMVSLWDAETGMVLPIDSGLTLEILRDGSLVSEELAYPMLSQQMGLHYGSNYALDGEGSYEVTVRVGGVSLRRTGAFEGRFGQAETATFDIEFDTDELYDVPLTNPENPGSRGAISPMEMANVPVGRAPDPESLPGRHLGRARSGDAVFHAFAVDADRFGDGTYLYVSPRTPHNGIVLPMMGLTATVPGGGGTAETDLTRTLDPELGYHYGTSVDALAAGDEVRVVVAVPPQVARHDGYETAFVEMSPMTFSVPS, encoded by the coding sequence ATGGCTCCGAAACTCACCCGCCGTCGCCTCCTCGGAACGCTCGGCACCGGCGCGCTCGCGGGCACCGCGGGCTGTATGAGCGCCCTCGGGTTCGAGACGCAGTCGGCGTGGCGCGACCCGCCGCTGGTCGAGGACCGACCCGACGCCGTCTACGTCCCCGCCATCACCGAAGGGATGAAGCTGTACGGGACGACGACCGCCGGGCCGTACGGCGTGGCGCTGACGTACTCGTACCCGCACCGCTTCTGGACGCTCACGGGGACGGAGTTCTCGAAGACGGTCGTCGAGTCCGACGACTCGATACACCTCATGGTGTCGCTGTGGGACGCCGAGACGGGCATGGTCCTCCCAATCGACTCCGGTCTCACCCTCGAAATTCTTCGGGACGGGAGCCTCGTCAGCGAGGAGCTAGCCTACCCGATGCTCTCCCAGCAGATGGGGCTGCACTACGGGTCGAACTACGCGCTGGACGGCGAGGGGAGCTACGAAGTGACCGTCCGCGTCGGCGGCGTCTCCCTCCGCCGAACCGGCGCGTTCGAGGGGCGCTTCGGGCAGGCCGAGACGGCGACCTTCGATATCGAGTTCGACACGGACGAACTGTACGACGTGCCCCTCACGAACCCCGAGAACCCGGGGTCCCGAGGGGCTATCTCCCCGATGGAGATGGCGAACGTCCCCGTCGGCCGGGCGCCGGACCCCGAGTCGCTGCCGGGTCGACACCTCGGGCGGGCGAGGAGCGGCGACGCCGTCTTCCACGCGTTCGCCGTCGACGCCGACCGCTTCGGCGACGGCACCTACCTCTACGTCTCCCCGCGGACGCCGCACAACGGAATCGTCCTGCCGATGATGGGACTGACGGCGACGGTGCCGGGCGGCGGCGGAACGGCGGAGACCGACCTGACTCGGACGCTCGACCCCGAACTCGGATACCACTACGGAACGAGCGTCGACGCCCTCGCGGCGGGCGACGAAGTCCGCGTCGTCGTCGCCGTGCCGCCGCAGGTGGCCCGCCACGACGGCTACGAGACGGCGTTCGTGGAGATGTCACCGATGACGTTCTCCGTCCCGTCATGA
- a CDS encoding DNA-binding protein, whose product MTETTRGAAEGPTDAGVDAKADATPEDSESSVCRVCGRTFPEPRLLVLHRGVRHAGALTDEEKEAYTEAYRDEEAALHSFRIRALAVLVVLYFGVLFLYIGFAG is encoded by the coding sequence ATGACGGAGACGACGCGCGGCGCCGCCGAGGGGCCGACCGACGCGGGCGTGGATGCGAAGGCGGACGCGACCCCCGAGGACTCCGAGAGCAGCGTCTGTCGGGTGTGCGGGCGGACGTTCCCGGAACCGAGGCTGCTCGTCCTCCACCGCGGCGTCCGTCATGCGGGCGCGCTCACCGACGAGGAGAAGGAAGCGTACACCGAGGCGTACAGGGACGAAGAGGCCGCCCTGCACTCCTTCCGAATCCGGGCGCTGGCCGTGCTGGTCGTCCTCTACTTCGGCGTGCTGTTCCTCTACATCGGCTTCGCGGGGTGA
- a CDS encoding 5'-deoxyadenosine deaminase, with translation MLLAGTVIADPSTVIDDGAVVVEADRIVAVGERATLTESHPDHRVREFDLLIPGLVGGHVHSVQSLGRGIADDTSLLDWLFDHVLPMEASLDAEGMRTAAELGYLELLENGTTTVVDHLSVAHAEEAFEAAGELGIRGRLGKVLMDQRAPDGLTEDTDDALAETERLIQTYHGSFDDRIRYAVTPRFAVSCTEDCLRGARELADRYDGVTIHTHASENTDEVATVEEDTGMRNIEWLHEVGLTGEDVVLAHCVHTTEVERELLAETGTTVTYCPSSNMKLASGVAPIADYLDRGVTVALGNDGPPCNNTLDPFTEMRQASLLQKVEEMDPTTTPAAAVFEMATLGGARAAGFEKVGALREGWKADIVALDTDITRATPLHDALSHLVFAAHGDDVTFTMVDGDVVYDEAFGGLQTADADDVRRRAREVEFDGKPAP, from the coding sequence ATGCTCCTCGCCGGAACCGTCATCGCCGACCCTTCGACCGTCATCGACGACGGTGCCGTCGTCGTCGAGGCAGACCGAATCGTCGCCGTCGGCGAGCGAGCGACGCTGACGGAGAGCCACCCGGACCACCGGGTACGGGAGTTCGACCTGCTGATTCCGGGCCTCGTCGGCGGCCACGTCCACTCCGTGCAGAGCCTCGGACGCGGCATCGCCGACGACACCTCGCTGCTCGATTGGCTGTTCGACCACGTCCTCCCGATGGAGGCGTCGCTGGACGCCGAGGGGATGCGGACGGCCGCCGAGTTGGGCTACCTCGAACTGCTGGAGAACGGAACGACCACCGTGGTCGACCACCTCTCCGTCGCGCACGCCGAGGAGGCGTTCGAGGCGGCGGGCGAACTCGGCATTCGAGGCCGACTCGGGAAGGTGCTGATGGACCAACGCGCCCCGGACGGACTGACCGAGGACACCGACGACGCCCTCGCGGAGACGGAGCGACTCATCCAGACGTACCACGGCTCGTTCGACGACCGGATTCGCTACGCCGTCACGCCACGCTTCGCCGTCAGTTGCACCGAAGACTGCCTGCGCGGGGCGCGCGAACTCGCCGACCGGTACGACGGCGTCACCATCCACACCCACGCCAGCGAGAACACGGACGAGGTGGCGACGGTCGAAGAGGACACCGGGATGCGCAACATCGAGTGGCTCCACGAGGTGGGACTGACGGGCGAAGACGTCGTCTTGGCCCACTGCGTCCACACGACCGAGGTCGAGCGCGAACTTCTCGCGGAGACGGGCACGACCGTCACCTACTGCCCCTCCTCGAACATGAAACTCGCCTCCGGCGTCGCGCCGATAGCCGACTACCTCGACCGGGGGGTCACCGTCGCCCTCGGCAACGACGGCCCGCCGTGCAACAACACGCTGGATCCGTTCACCGAGATGCGGCAGGCCAGCCTCCTCCAGAAGGTCGAAGAGATGGACCCGACGACGACCCCCGCGGCGGCCGTCTTCGAGATGGCGACGCTCGGCGGCGCGCGGGCCGCCGGGTTCGAAAAAGTTGGCGCGCTCCGCGAGGGGTGGAAGGCCGATATCGTCGCCCTCGACACCGACATTACGCGCGCGACGCCGTTGCACGACGCGCTCTCGCACCTCGTGTTCGCCGCCCACGGCGACGACGTGACGTTCACGATGGTCGACGGCGACGTCGTCTACGACGAGGCGTTCGGCGGCCTCCAGACCGCCGACGCCGACGACGTCCGTCGCCGCGCCCGCGAGGTAGAGTTCGACGGTAAGCCGGCTCCGTAG
- a CDS encoding DNA-methyltransferase, whose translation MESRHRAIVGDAREMSGLADDAVELVVTSPPYPMVEMWDDLFSDLADGVGPALEDGDGEAAFEAMHRVLDEVWAELRRVLVPGGIACVNVGDATRTVGDSFRVYPNHARVVDAFVDLGFDPLPDVLWRKPTNSAAKFMGSGMLPPNAYVTLEHEYVLVFRNGTGSRSFVPGADGRYESAYFWEERNAWFTDVWTDVAGTDQRVAEATKRFDDPPTVSSDGGDAESASAGTGASADASDELRDRTAAYPFDIPYRLINMYSVYGDTVLDPFFGTGTTSLAAMVAGRDSVGYELEEAFVEAFDTRARRAPSLSRAVVADRLGAHREFVAERREQGSPPGYEAEHYDFPVVTKQERRLRFRTVSEVRREGDAWVATHETV comes from the coding sequence GTGGAGTCTCGACATCGGGCTATCGTCGGTGACGCGCGGGAGATGAGCGGCCTCGCCGACGACGCCGTCGAACTCGTCGTCACCTCGCCGCCGTACCCGATGGTGGAGATGTGGGACGACCTCTTCTCGGACCTCGCCGACGGCGTCGGTCCGGCCCTCGAAGACGGCGACGGCGAGGCGGCGTTCGAGGCGATGCACCGCGTCTTAGACGAGGTGTGGGCCGAACTCCGGCGCGTCCTCGTCCCCGGCGGCATCGCCTGCGTGAACGTCGGCGACGCCACCCGAACGGTCGGCGACAGTTTCCGGGTCTACCCGAATCACGCCCGCGTCGTCGACGCGTTCGTCGACCTCGGGTTCGACCCGCTCCCGGACGTTCTCTGGCGCAAACCGACCAACAGCGCCGCGAAGTTCATGGGCAGCGGGATGCTCCCGCCGAACGCCTACGTCACCTTGGAGCACGAGTACGTGCTGGTGTTCCGCAACGGCACCGGGTCGCGGTCGTTCGTTCCCGGCGCGGACGGGCGCTACGAGTCGGCCTACTTCTGGGAGGAGCGGAACGCGTGGTTCACCGACGTCTGGACGGACGTGGCGGGCACCGACCAGCGCGTCGCCGAGGCGACGAAGCGGTTCGACGACCCGCCGACGGTTTCGAGCGACGGCGGGGACGCCGAGAGCGCGAGTGCGGGCACGGGCGCGAGTGCGGACGCGAGCGACGAACTCAGGGACCGGACGGCGGCGTACCCCTTCGACATTCCCTACCGGCTGATAAACATGTACTCCGTCTACGGCGACACCGTCTTGGACCCCTTCTTCGGCACTGGCACCACCTCGCTGGCCGCGATGGTCGCCGGGCGCGACTCGGTGGGGTACGAACTCGAAGAAGCGTTCGTCGAGGCGTTCGATACTCGGGCGAGGCGCGCCCCGTCTCTCTCGCGCGCCGTCGTCGCCGACCGACTCGGCGCTCACCGCGAGTTCGTCGCGGAGCGACGGGAGCAGGGGAGTCCGCCGGGCTACGAGGCCGAGCACTACGACTTCCCCGTCGTGACGAAACAGGAACGGCGGCTCCGGTTCCGAACCGTCTCCGAGGTGCGGCGCGAGGGGGACGCGTGGGTCGCCACGCACGAGACGGTATAA
- a CDS encoding DUF5786 family protein, protein MGFGSYDESEQERQQSNDDEEAAEGVDAHEHEHDGEVSVESDVSTDALVDRLGEMKADAEAEDEDA, encoded by the coding sequence ATGGGCTTCGGAAGCTACGACGAATCCGAGCAGGAGCGTCAACAGTCGAACGACGACGAGGAAGCGGCAGAGGGCGTCGACGCCCACGAGCACGAACACGACGGGGAAGTCAGCGTCGAGAGCGACGTGTCGACGGACGCCCTCGTCGACCGACTGGGCGAGATGAAGGCCGACGCCGAGGCCGAAGACGAGGACGCGTAG
- a CDS encoding tyrosine-type recombinase/integrase, producing MHDSAVTPTSAVEQYLEAREYELAESSIQNMRYRLKQFTKWAEMKELTDMRELNGRHVEQYKLWRQDDDLAPITVQQQLQTLRVFLKWCESQEFAQPGVADLVRIPTVSKANRTRDDAISSVTANDILSFFQKYDYASRDHVVFHLLWHTGIRLGSLRALDLSDWCVEYSDGREDAYLAIRHRPNTGTPLKLQEMGERNISILDKDLINAVQDYIDRNRAEITDDNGREPLITTNQGRISKNSVRYTVYRATHPCQYRGECPHDRAESDCDARSNVSEASKCPSAVGPHAIRRSAITAHLDADVPKEIASERMAVSPDTLEDHYDVRTNEQKRTRRQRYLHDLNI from the coding sequence ATGCACGATTCAGCCGTCACACCGACAAGTGCGGTCGAACAGTATCTTGAAGCACGCGAGTACGAACTCGCTGAGTCAAGCATTCAGAATATGCGGTACAGGCTCAAGCAGTTCACGAAATGGGCCGAGATGAAGGAGTTAACCGATATGCGGGAACTCAATGGCCGGCACGTCGAGCAATATAAGCTCTGGAGGCAAGACGATGATCTGGCACCGATAACCGTTCAGCAACAGCTTCAGACTCTACGTGTGTTCCTGAAGTGGTGTGAATCCCAAGAGTTTGCCCAGCCGGGCGTCGCAGATCTGGTGAGAATACCGACTGTCAGCAAGGCCAATCGGACTCGAGACGACGCGATTAGCTCAGTCACGGCAAATGATATTCTTAGCTTCTTTCAGAAGTACGATTATGCTTCTAGAGACCACGTCGTATTCCATCTGCTCTGGCACACGGGTATCCGTCTCGGGTCGCTTAGGGCACTGGACCTCTCCGATTGGTGCGTAGAGTACTCAGACGGTAGGGAGGACGCCTACCTCGCGATCCGCCACCGGCCAAATACCGGAACTCCGCTCAAACTGCAAGAAATGGGTGAGAGAAATATATCCATTCTTGATAAAGATCTGATCAATGCAGTACAAGACTACATCGATCGAAACCGAGCTGAGATAACGGATGATAATGGGAGAGAACCGCTGATTACGACCAATCAGGGGCGAATAAGCAAAAACAGCGTTCGGTACACTGTCTACCGCGCTACTCACCCATGTCAGTACCGCGGGGAGTGTCCACACGACCGAGCAGAATCCGATTGTGACGCTCGTTCCAACGTGAGTGAGGCATCGAAGTGCCCGTCAGCAGTTGGCCCTCACGCCATACGACGATCCGCTATCACCGCACACTTAGACGCAGACGTTCCGAAGGAGATCGCCTCGGAACGAATGGCTGTCTCGCCAGATACCCTCGAGGACCACTATGACGTCCGTACGAATGAGCAGAAGCGGACTCGGCGTCAGAGATACCTCCACGATCTCAACATCTAA
- a CDS encoding M48 family metallopeptidase — protein MSRTYHIGQTVIPYKIDWSQERSTIGLSMDESMTLTVKAPMRATYDEVESVLGEKQGWLLEKLYHLEEGADPQGDREFLSGEKLPYRGRQYPLKVEEADVSEPRLSFDDHTFTLEVHQLDKPSDDVSVRRKRQAVVDWYVSRAKDELVDRVDLYSPKFGASDRPIEVTELERNWGEFQNGTVRLHWRLILAPVRIQDYVVVHELAHYEHEQHSRGFWNAVGSIVPDYESRREWLRLNGRTLSV, from the coding sequence ATGAGCCGAACGTACCACATCGGTCAGACCGTGATCCCGTATAAGATCGATTGGTCGCAGGAGCGGTCCACCATCGGGCTCTCGATGGATGAATCAATGACTCTCACCGTGAAGGCTCCGATGCGTGCGACGTACGACGAAGTAGAGTCTGTACTTGGTGAGAAACAAGGATGGTTGCTAGAGAAACTCTACCACTTAGAAGAGGGAGCGGACCCACAGGGCGATCGCGAATTCCTAAGCGGGGAGAAACTTCCGTATCGGGGGCGACAGTATCCACTCAAAGTCGAAGAGGCGGACGTCTCGGAACCCCGACTGTCGTTCGACGATCATACGTTTACGCTCGAAGTCCATCAACTCGACAAACCGAGCGACGATGTAAGCGTCCGACGGAAACGACAGGCTGTCGTCGATTGGTATGTCTCTCGTGCGAAGGACGAGCTCGTGGACCGAGTCGACCTCTATTCTCCGAAATTCGGAGCGTCGGATCGGCCCATAGAGGTGACCGAGTTAGAACGGAACTGGGGCGAATTTCAGAACGGAACAGTGCGACTCCACTGGCGTCTCATTCTCGCGCCAGTCCGAATCCAGGACTACGTCGTTGTCCATGAGTTGGCTCACTATGAGCACGAGCAGCATTCCCGGGGATTCTGGAATGCGGTCGGTTCTATCGTTCCAGATTACGAGAGTCGGCGCGAGTGGCTTCGACTGAACGGCCGTACTCTCTCTGTTTGA